GTGACGAATGCTTTGAGTGTTTTATCCTTCATTAAAAATTTGTTAACTCAGCCTTTTCTTTTCTTAATATAATTCTTATACCAAAGAGTTCTTCTTTCATATTGCTCAAAGCATTCAATCGATGAGTATTTCTACGAGAACAATCTCAGGAAGAATATACAAATGATGTAGACACTAAATTCTAAGTCACTCTAGCTCAACTTCAAGTTGGTTGTGAAAAGAATGATGTAATATGCAGCAGGTTATTCTATAGAGATAtctaaaaaaggaaaaaaggaCCACCGAACATCTAAGTCTACAAGAGGTGTGTGTAATAATAATTGTGCACTGCAGCCTGAGCATTAACCAAATTCGATACATCATTTAATTTATGCCCAACCAAATTTCCTTACATAAAATCACATCCACAAAGGTGCAGCGCAAATTATCCATATTCGGAGAACAACATTTAAACATTAAAACATGCTGGTTATGCATTGGTTGTCGATTCTCGCAAATTTGTTAGTTACTGGAAATAATTTCCATATATTCCATCTTCAAAAGTATGCTAGCTCATACTTTCctcgaaaagtttcgaaatATACGAAAAAAAGATAAAAGAACTGAAAAATCCGTTAAAACTCAATTAAActtttgaaaatattatgtaCAAAAAAGTTGGTCCACTGAACGACAAAAGAGAAAAGCACAAGAATAAAGCAATGTAAACAGATTCCAATAACAAAGATATATtatcgaaaaataaaacaaaaatgaaaatttacagaaatttaAATGATTCAACTCACAATGAAGCATTTTGTTGCCTGACAAGTGTCAACTTCTGCATGCTGACTAGATGTTTTTACGTTACGGTTAAAATCAGGGGCAACCTGAGCTGAATTTTGCGAAAGTTATCTCTGAATGAAATTCTATCACGATATCTATACTGATGGtagtttttttttcgtaaaaAAATTGTAGTTTGATGATGTTCATACAGTGCACAATGTTTGGCTGTATGGCATTCAAGTGTTTATTGGTTGTGTTACGATCAAGGGGCTGTGGCACAATCCTTATCCTGTTTTGTTTTGTCCTCGATAGAAAATTGTTGTTGTTCAAACTGAATTTTGTTTACTTTCGATAAGTGTTTGTTGAACGAAAATgttaaatattgaaaatgagttGCCTGAGATGAAGTTTTCTGATGGCTTCGAATTATTGGATGAAAAAACAGGCGCTCAAAAATATTGTGCCACTTCCTAATCCATATCCTACTTTGGTGCTCTTCTATTATAGGCTGccgacttttttttttttgaactgtTATCATCAGTGTGCAAAtcgtataaaatattcgtaTGGTTATCGTAAATCAAAGAATACATACCTTCATCATCAGCAACAACGTGTTAAATACGATAAGCAGCATGATGAAATACTCGAATGGGGTTGAAACGACAACCCTCCAAATTTTGTATTTAAGACTATTTCGTTTATTTGGCATGTACCTCTCCAGAGGCCTGGCTTGGATCGTGAAGTCTATACAGGATTTCTGCGAAATTAAGACgggaaatcataaaatatcaaaTGAACGAATAATAATCATAGGAGAAATTACGATATGAACTAATATATTCTGGCATGACATAAACTAAAAGTCGACTGTCTAAATGAGATATAACCTCTTCTGTCAAATGTCAAATGTCAAAATTGAACATAACCTTATCGACTaagtaaaaattgaaataaatttagaGTATACTCACTTGATTTTTATCTATTTCGCCGCTTTGAAGTTCAACTTCACCCTGTTCTTGAAACGTAATAATTATCAAGGCTACGAATATATTTACAAAAAAGAAAGGAAACACTATGAAATATACAATGTAGAAAATGGACATCTCTATTCGGTAGTTCTGTATTGGGCCTTGGTCAACGTACGTGGCCGCCATAGAGTTTTGCAGCACCCTGAAAATAGTTGACACTGATATTCTTGATCTCGTGGACGAAATTTTTTATGGTGATGACAAAATCGGGATTTTCTTGACTCACGACGAAAGTGTTGTCGTAGAATGAGTTGTGtcgctctgacgaggtcaaatgagaccgaaaccatggtaaGCATCTACTTGTTTCCGACAAAATGGTAAGTCTGttaatactttgagtgatggtaGTTTGATATATATTTGTTAACCAatatcagatgaaattatttttatatttgttgGATTTCAGTGAATAAATCTCGTCAGTGATTTCAACACGTATAAGGGTAGGTATAGCAAATTGAGGGGGAACTTACTGTGGCCACCCTTCACCGGTTTGTACTGCGAATAAGGTCAACATGGCTAGGGGAACGTTGTCGTAGTAGAAGCTTTGCGGACCCCAAACTCTTTGTTCGACTCTTGGTACCTCGCTGTCTTCGTCAAAAACAAAATAGTTCCCCCTGGAATGGGTAAAAGTTCATGTGAATGGTAAAATCGAACAGTTCATTGACAATAGAATGATAGATACTCACTGGCACGTCGCTTCCGTTATCTTGCTCTTGTCTGTGCAGTAGAAAAATTTCCCGTTGAACAACTGAACAGCAATCACAGCAAATATGAACTGAAATAATATATACACTATgagaatatttatcacatttttTAATGAGTTCACTAAGCAGTCGAAGACCGCCTTCAACTTGGGCACTCTTTTAATTGTTTTTAAAGGTCTCAGCACTCGAAGCACTCGCAAAGATTTCATAGTTGATAGATTCGCAGAAGCGGCACTCTTCTCTGAATATCTGAAAAGCAAGGATACAATGAAATTCGAGATATTTTAACGTTACCAAATGGAAATCATCAATTCCCTCCACTTCCCATCGGTTTTAATTTCGTACGAAGCGCTTGGCTACCAGTCATCGATAAGACGAATGTGAAACCAATTCGTAGTGGAGGGTACAGTGACTCTAGCTAGAAGTTTGAGATCGATTCAGATCGTTTGGACCTCTTTTCGATGCACTCAAGCCTTCTTAACCTCAAAAATAGGATAAACTCACATCATATCGAACCCGATCGATCCGAGGGCGCAGATCACGACAACCGCGTCCATTATGTTCCAAAACTCCCGCAGATAGGAGCCCGGATGCAGGATGATCCCGAGATCGATGATTTTGAGGAACATCTCGACGGCGAAGACGCAGGTGAAGGCGTAATCGAACTGGTCCAGTATGTGGTTGCGGGTCGACTCCTCGTTGATGGGATCTTCCGCAGCCAGGGCCATGGAACTAAGGCAGATGACTATCATGATGAAAAAGTCGAAGTAGCGAAGATTGACCACCCAGTGGGCTCCTCTTcttatactgaaaaaaaaacattagttGATTGAGCTCAGAAACTTaagaaacaataaaaaagaaattaaaaaagaagaaatgaaaaaaaagaaatgagAAAACTTGAATACTCACGAATTAGTTGGTGAAAATATAAACATGCTAGAGTATGGCAGCATAGGTTTGGGACCGATTATTTCTTCTTCCTCCTCTGGCGGTTTTTCCTCCTTTTTCTTTTTCCTCCTCACTGGACTGGAGGGAACGTCTATCCTCTGATTTGAACCAACTGAAAGACAAATAAGATTGTTATAAGCCACAAAGCCAAGGCAGAATTCCTCTAGAAACTGAACTCAAAGGAATTACAAGAAAATAGACCAAAATTGAAGCCAATGATTGAAAAGAAAATCAATTTCACGCCACTAAATTTGGTGGCAAATGAGATTCTTCGAAGATTGTTTTCACTCACTCTCTCCTTGCAAGGCCTCCATCTCTTTCTCCAATTCCTGCGCCTgtttttccttattctcttcTGCTTGCTCTTCTTCGGCAGCTGTTAACTCCTGGGCATTGGCCAAATTGTCGACGGCGATGGCCAAGAATACGTTCAAGAGGGTATAGTTGCCGAACAACATGAGCACTATGAAATACAGCGAGTATATCATACCGCCATCATGTGGACCACCAAGAGCGACTATACCATGGTACATAACTTCATTCCAATCCTCCCCAGTGAGGATCTGCAAGCAAGATATGGCTTTTAGACTGGAACTTCAAAGAATGGAATCTCTGGCTATCAATGACAGCTTCAAACAGAGCTATTTTCATGAAGGAACGAAGTGAACTTACCTGAAACACCGTGAGTAGCGCAATAGCGAAAGTATTGAAGTTCGTCGGCGGCGTCCCTTCCTCGAAGTTGAACTCACCGCCGAACAGCTGCATCCCCAACAGGGCGAATATCAGTATGAACAAGAAGAGGAGGAACAGCAGCGAAATGATGGACCTCATCGAGTTGAGCAACGAGATGACGAGGTTGCGCAAAGACGACCAGTACTTGGTCACCTTGAAGATCCGCAGGAGCCTCAAGGCTCGCAGCACCGACAGCCCGAAAGATCCACCCTTCAACTCCGTCCATACGACCTCGAATATGGATCCGGATATGACTACGCAGTCGAAGCGGTTGAAGGCAGATTCGAAATATATTCTTGGTCCAAGGGCGTATATTTTGACGAACATCTCTGTCAGAAACAAACCAAGGAAAACGTACTCGGCGATATCTGGAAATTTGAGAAAATGACATTAGTGAGTGAGTTACATTTCTCACGAGTGGTAACTTGTTGTGGAAGTTATTTCGAGGAGAGTATATCCATTGATTCAAATCTCAATGGCAAAGCAATAAGTAGAGTTCTCTGGTTGAAACTTTCTTAGTAGGCATACTTCAACTCTTCTGTAAGAATGCCGTCAACAGGAATGTCCCCCAGCAGGAATGTTCCCCAATAAGAATGTCCCTCAGCAGGAATGTCCCCCAGCAGGAATGTCCCTCAACAGGAATGTCCCCCAGCAGGAGTGTCCCCCCAGCAGGAATGTCCCCCACCAGGAATGTTCCTCAGCAGGAATGACCCTCAGCAGGAATGCCCCTAGCAGTAAATTTCCTCAAGAGGAATGTAAGAGTGTTAATcattatgcccaaaattgacaactGGTTTCTTTTTGAATCTTTTCTTCGAGATAACCTCCAGCAAAAGTTTAATATGTTCCTCATGAACTCATTTGTAAATAAATAGAGCATATTCTCAACATATTTTTGGATAACTCACAAAGAAAATGCGTCAGAAACTCCGGCTGGCCGTGGTACTCTATAGCGACGCAGATGGTGTTGAAGAAGACCAACATTATGACGAACCAATAGAAACCCTGCGATTTCACCAGCCTCCTTATGCCGAACCTGAATCTTTTCTCTGCCCTCCAGAAGCGAGCGCAGCCGCTCTGTCCCTGCACTCTTGATTTGAGGTAGGAGGATTTGCCGAAACCTGTCAACAATTCTGACTTCAAAATGTGGCAATGGTACTACCCAGGCGGGACCTCGatgtgatgaaaaaatttttgccaCTTTCGTATTGACGCGAGAAGATAAACCAAATATGACTGAGCTGAGTGAAATGTAATATGTACTGAATTTTTGCTGTAATGTTTTCAGTGATGCCTAGGATCTATGGAATGACTCCACACGTGTTTCGTTATCAGCTTCTTCAGGTTAGTAAACAAAATACTAAGTAACTCAATATAACTTTCATAGTCCTAAAGAAGCTGAAGTGTTAGCATTTGCCATTTTCTTTAGTTTTTAGTATTGACTATCCCTTTCAAAACTTTGCCTAGTGGATGGACTCTTTCTGAGTGTGAACGACGATTACTTGTCGCATAgagcaaaaattttttcatcaatatatCCAAGCAGAATGACGatgattttcgaattattcaaatttgtGCCATACAGAAATGTGCCCTTCAATCGCAAGCTAGTTGGTTCTCCACAAACTGCTCAAATCTACTCGTAAATAATATCATACATATAGAATATAGGTCAAGCACCAGAATCCTGCAAAATGATGATAAATTTGAATAGATTTTTTTtgtatcaatgaattttttaaCCATTTTTAAACAGGATTCGTGTACTCGTTATATTGAAAGGAATTTCGCGTTTAAGACATACATCGACAAGTAGCAGCTACAGTATTAATCACTACAACATTCTAATAAATTCACACAACTTTTTTCTCCAGTTAATTCTGCATACCTTTGAGTTCTTTCTTTGACTCTGTAAGAAATACTGTGGATTAAAAGATATTATAATCAGTTTGAGATCTTTCGAAAGCCAACAAAGAAAAATTCTTTGAAGAAATTGTTTTTAGAATAATTCGATTTCGTCATATTAATTcgttgcaataaaaaaattcttaatATGAACATCTAATTTTCCGGTGTCTTCCTCATTTCAAATTCGTCATCTACTTGAATAGAAATTTCGAAGAAGAgattttcaactcattttcaTTACGATTAAGTGATTTCACTACATCGAAGATTCATTTGCCAAACTACTAACAAGTAATGTGAAATTCTTTTGATGAAGAATATTTTGCCTATTATCTTTCCCAAGCCCTTACTGATCTGTCATGAATATCTGATTAAAGATAGATAACCTGATTCTAGTTTTTTCACCTCAACCTTCTTATTATTTCAGGAACATTTTTCTGGGAAAGCTAGGAAAGACAATGGGCAAGAAAGAAtcaatattcaatgaaaaagaagaaaattggaTGCATCTCAAGACATCTCAGTCAAATATCGTTAAAAATAGAGAAGAATAATGAACATCGCAAACCTTCATCAACATCAACAATTCTAATTCTGTTCATATCACGAACAAAATACTTGTAAACTCATGCACATTCCTGAACGCAAAATCATTTGAATTTCTAAATGAACGAACATGAAAGGGATGTGCAATATTTCAAGAACGACAATCGACATGTGAAAATTGATGATCTTATAGAGGAGAATGAAGACGAAAATCCTCACCATCATCGCCGATGTCTTCTTCTTGCTCTTCCTCTTCTGTGTCCGTGCTTTTACTCTTCCCCATTTTCTTCAGTTTTCTCTTCTTGGCAGCCCTTCTTCTCGCCTCCATTATGTGCATCTTCTCTTCTTCTGTCGTTCGCTCTTCGGCTAAAATCACCTCCTCTGCAAACGGTTATTATACAGAATTATAGGGCCAAAATTTTGCctcaaaaataatttatatacAAGCAGGAACCCAAGTACATAAAAATTAGTCTACAGTGGGCAGTTCAACTTACCAGCTTTGCAAATCCACTGAACATAGCCGTAAAGCTCTCGTTCAAGCTCTTTCTGGCGTCTCAATTTTAGAAACTCTTGTCTATTTTCTACTTTTTCTCTCTCTTTCGCAAATTCACTGGGgataaaagcagatttttagCAACTACATATCTAGCTTCTAAATAAATTGTGGGTGGAAATATCAGTTCAATAATTCGCCTTATACAAAGCGTGTCCcataaattgacgaaaaattacCAACGGCTGGAGAACACATCGATTCATAACAATTTTAATGCCAATATATGAAGCAAATAAAAACATGACGAGCTCCTAAATTCTTCGGTTAGTATTCACAGAATGACCTTCACCTGCCCTCGTTATCCATCTCAAATATTTCCCCAAACTGTCCACTACCATCGCCCTTGTTCTATCCCGAAAAAACTTGGTCCTTCGTTCAACGCGCAAACGTTCGTTAGAAAATTCTCTGTTAAAATCGTTTTGACGTGAGAAAAACGTCACTTGAGTGCATTGATGTCAAGATACTCACCCACTCAATACACCAAGAACTAGATTCAACATAAAAAAGGAACCTAAGACGATCAGAGGAACAAAGTACATCCAATTGCACATGCTTCCAACAGCATCATTCATCTGTAAAAAAGTTTCATTATTAATTAGGCAGACACCCAATAGATCATGCATACAAGAAAGAGTTTCGAATAAATACCTGGTATAAAATATTCGTCCATCCCTCCATAGTTATACATTGAAAGACCGTAAGCATGGCGTAACCGATGTTGTCGAAAGAAGTGATTCCATGGTTTGGGCCCTGCCATCTCTCAAGACAAACGGAATTACCATCCCTGCACCAGTTACTGCCCTGATTTAGCGCTAATGTTTCGTTATCAGTATTGCAAGGCACCTCAGCTTCCCCCTCCTTCACTATTTGATCTGAAGATTGTTCCATATCAGTTGAAATTCTTATTAGAGACCTTCTTCAGGGGCTTACCTATATCGTAAAGACTATAACACGTCCTATGTAGTGCGCCGGAGTAGAACTCTAGACCTATTATGGCAAATATCACAATTGCAAACAAAACCAACAGTCCTATCTGAAGTAACGGTGCCATGGCCTTGATGATGGACTTCAAGACAACTTGCAAACCTATCGAGGATAAAATCATGAGTATGAGGTTTCATCCTGCTGATGCACCATTGCAAAACTTACATTTGCTGAAATTTTGTTAGATCGTGTCTGATATTTTCGGATACAATGGTTGGTAAAGGTTTATATATAGCAAAAATATGAGAGGAAAAGCTTGATCTAAAGCGTTGTGAACaggaagcttcaaaataaaCAGAATGAATCTCTAACTTGGACTGAATTCAGTAAATTGAAGATAACTTTTTTTTACAAATATGCTCAGATATGTCGATTAGTATTCTCAATTGACCTCATCTTGATGTGAGAAAATGTTAAACAGTGTGTGTCAAATtcgatatttattcaaatagatATCCTAATTTAATTTGTACACGCTGTTTAACATTTTTCTGAATCAAAAATAGTGCAATTTGAAATAGTAATCAACATGTCCGAATAAATTTACAGAAAACAGATCGTCTTTGATTAACATAATTTATTTGAAGATAGACACTCGCACTGTATAATCCAAACATTTGGCGTAAAATTTAATGATTGAAAGTTTGTCAAAAAAGAAATCAACGAATATCTCATACACGTAATAATTTCAGGAtgataataaatataaaacaatttGCCCTCACATTGGATCTCTCCAATTTTATGATTTTGAGCAGAAAGCCTCAAAAAACGACAACTCCAGCAAAAAATTGAGAACTATTCTCATAACCAAAAAACtcctttcgaaaatttcaaaagcTTTCTACTGATACAATACTTGGAGATTCAACAAATGTCTACAAATGTTCGTTTAGAGTTCCTGAAGCTGAAAAcgaactgaatttttcaaacaTCATAATCAAGTTTGCGAAAAATCAGATCGATTATATTCTCATACAATGAATTACCAACTACCACATACACATCAGTTGAATATTGCAAATATAAGCTTTACAACAACTATCTCATCAGAAAAGTGAGTTGAAGATTTAAATCTAGAAGAATGACGACAGAGAAAATAAGTATGACAGTAAGAGATAGATTAAGCTGTTTAGAAATCAAGCAGACATCTAATTCTAGCTTTGAACTCATATAGGTACTTGCATTTGGGTGTAGCTGAAAGAAACTTTGCGTGGCACTCCTGTATTTTGACTCAGAATCACAAGAAACAATAGGAGAaaacaaattaaaatttttaagCAGAATAAGACCAAAAAGAACCTATATCCTTTGATAAtcccatattttcgattttttttgttcGAGAAACAGAAATCAATATACTCGAAAACATTTTGAATTGGTCTATTGATGATTGATTCCTATATACACAATATACGTAAAAAAATGAACGTTCAGCCGCTAAAAATGAAGAAAGAAAATACAAAACAAGAAAAATAATGTGAAGAACcaagaaataaaaatagaattgGCAACATTAATACACTAAGTGTTTCTATTCGGATTTGTATATCCAGTGCCAAATATTAAAGCTTCTTTCAGCCAATTGGA
The window above is part of the Coccinella septempunctata chromosome 8, icCocSept1.1, whole genome shotgun sequence genome. Proteins encoded here:
- the LOC123319413 gene encoding voltage-dependent calcium channel type A subunit alpha-1 isoform X5, with product MGGASAAAGQGPSSLFLLSDQNIIRRYTRFIIEWPPFEYAVLSTIIANCVVLALEEHLPRSDKTNLAQRLEAVEVYFLGIFCVEASLKILALGFVLHRGSYLRNIWNIMDFFVVITGFLSMLPQEDIMDLRTLRAIRVLRPLKLVSGIPSLQVVLKSIIKAMAPLLQIGLLVLFAIVIFAIIGLEFYSGALHRTCYSLYDIDQIVKEGEAEVPCNTDNETLALNQGSNWCRDGNSVCLERWQGPNHGITSFDNIGYAMLTVFQCITMEGWTNILYQMNDAVGSMCNWMYFVPLIVLGSFFMLNLVLGVLSGEFAKEREKVENRQEFLKLRRQKELERELYGYVQWICKAEEVILAEERTTEEEKMHIMEARRRAAKKRKLKKMGKSKSTDTEEEEQEEDIGDDESKKELKGFGKSSYLKSRVQGQSGCARFWRAEKRFRFGIRRLVKSQGFYWFVIMLVFFNTICVAIEYHGQPEFLTHFLYIAEYVFLGLFLTEMFVKIYALGPRIYFESAFNRFDCVVISGSIFEVVWTELKGGSFGLSVLRALRLLRIFKVTKYWSSLRNLVISLLNSMRSIISLLFLLFLFILIFALLGMQLFGGEFNFEEGTPPTNFNTFAIALLTVFQILTGEDWNEVMYHGIVALGGPHDGGMIYSLYFIVLMLFGNYTLLNVFLAIAVDNLANAQELTAAEEEQAEENKEKQAQELEKEMEALQGEIGSNQRIDVPSSPVRRKKKKEEKPPEEEEEIIGPKPMLPYSSMFIFSPTNSIRRGAHWVVNLRYFDFFIMIVICLSSMALAAEDPINEESTRNHILDQFDYAFTCVFAVEMFLKIIDLGIILHPGSYLREFWNIMDAVVVICALGSIGFDMIYSEKSAASANLSTMKSLRVLRVLRPLKTIKRVPKLKAVFDCLVNSLKNVINILIVYILFQFIFAVIAVQLFNGKFFYCTDKSKITEATCQGNYFVFDEDSEVPRVEQRVWGPQSFYYDNVPLAMLTLFAVQTGEGWPQVLQNSMAATYVDQGPIQNYRIEMSIFYIVYFIVFPFFFVNIFVALIIITFQEQGEVELQSGEIDKNQKSCIDFTIQARPLERYMPNKRNSLKYKIWRVVVSTPFEYFIMLLIVFNTLLLMMKYHESPPLMSNILAAMNIIFTFLFLCETVLKLIAFGIKNFFKDPWNTFDFVTVIGSIVDAMVVEFGERAKAIAKERLRNPHKAPEMDIFTKIVKYMQENSINVGFLRLFRAARLIKLLRQGYTIRILLWTFVQSFKALPYVCLLIAMLFFIYAIIGMQVFGNIKEIPGEDINRHNNFRNFVQGLMLLFRCATGEAWPSIMLSCVKHKECDPNANKPDPHSCGSNLAYAYFVSFIFFCSFLMLNLFVAVIMDNFDYLTRDSSILGAHHLDEFVRIWAEYDPNATGKIHYTEMYDMLKNMDPPLGFGNKCPNRLAYKKLIRMNMPVDDEGRVNFTTTLFALIRENLAIKMRPADEMDQADMELRETIKTIWPLQAKNMVDLLVPPKDQLNNSKMSVGKIYAGLLILESWRSTRFGQEEPTGLPKASFFDCLLDMAGHLGGSRTGSVSLEGAPLMGGQEHSDAHAHEESSLATLARRNTKRNRSLRSKKALAELQEVLGSRRPSCDSTADQQHLHPSSNYGNNHRRSPSLRRGNSPTNQRSPSPRRRYPSHLHHDIGFSDTVSNVVEIVKHEHQRAHSHRRFMRGSWSASTSPARSPSPTHRYNNPVRYREASRSSRRGYANSNMRSRSPSPSHPLPHAGYGPPTIAGAVVGIPMQQSAAHHGSMQHSYPVLGVRRGHGRRLPPTPCKPSTLHLPPGTNFSKLNPSPTHVNLPQMQTQSAHATPHSMHHNYPHDREMYRERESVPTAISNPSSTYKESTQAPLSFEQGVALGRGGRMLPSPVPNGYKPKPNRTRHSDSDDDDWC
- the LOC123319413 gene encoding voltage-dependent calcium channel type A subunit alpha-1 isoform X8, which gives rise to MGGASAAAGQGPSSLFLLSDQNIIRRYTRFIIEWPPFEYAVLSTIIANCVVLALEEHLPRSDKTNLAQRLEAVEVYFLGIFCVEASLKILALGFVLHRGSYLRNIWNIMDFFVVITGFLSMLPQEDIMDLRTLRAIRVLRPLKLVSGIPSLQVVLKSIIKAMAPLLQIGLLVLFAIVIFAIIGLEFYSGALHRTCYSLYDIDQIVKEGEAEVPCNTDNETLALNQGSNWCRDGNSVCLERWQGPNHGITSFDNIGYAMLTVFQCITMEGWTNILYQMNDAVGSMCNWMYFVPLIVLGSFFMLNLVLGVLSGEFAKEREKVENRQEFLKLRRQKELERELYGYVQWICKAEEVILAEERTTEEEKMHIMEARRRAAKKRKLKKMGKSKSTDTEEEEQEEDIGDDESKKELKGFGKSSYLKSRVQGQSGCARFWRAEKRFRFGIRRLVKSQGFYWFVIMLVFFNTICVAIEYHGQPEFLTHFLYIAEYVFLGLFLTEMFVKIYALGPRIYFESAFNRFDCVVISGSIFEVVWTELKGGSFGLSVLRALRLLRIFKVTKYWSSLRNLVISLLNSMRSIISLLFLLFLFILIFALLGMQLFGGEFNFEEGTPPTNFNTFAIALLTVFQILTGEDWNEVMYHGIVALGGPHDGGMIYSLYFIVLMLFGNYTLLNVFLAIAVDNLANAQELTAAEEEQAEENKEKQAQELEKEMEALQGEIGSNQRIDVPSSPVRRKKKKEEKPPEEEEEIIGPKPMLPYSSMFIFSPTNSIRRGAHWVVNLRYFDFFIMIVICLSSMALAAEDPINEESTRNHILDQFDYAFTCVFAVEMFLKIIDLGIILHPGSYLREFWNIMDAVVVICALGSIGFDMIYSEKSAASANLSTMKSLRVLRVLRPLKTIKRVPKLKAVFDCLVNSLKNVINILIVYILFQFIFAVIAVQLFNGKFFYCTDKSKITEATCQGNYFVFDEDSEVPRVEQRVWGPQSFYYDNVPLAMLTLFAVQTGEGWPQVLQNSMAATYVDQGPIQNYRIEMSIFYIVYFIVFPFFFVNIFVALIIITFQEQGEVELQSGEIDKNQKSCIDFTIQARPLERYMPNKRNSLKYKIWRVVVSTPFEYFIMLLIVFNTLLLMMKYHESPPLMSNILAAMNIIFTFLFLCETVLKLIAFGIKNFFKDPWNTFDFVTVIGSIVDAMVVEFGERAKAIAKERENSINVGFLRLFRAARLIKLLRQGYTIRILLWTFVQSFKALPYVCLLIAMLFFIYAIIGMQVFGNIKEIPGEDINRHNNFRNFVQGLMLLFRCATGEAWPSIMLSCVKHKECDPNANKPDPHSCGSNLAYAYFVSFIFFCSFLMLNLFVAVIMDNFDYLTRDSSILGAHHLDEFVRIWAEYDPNATGKIHYTEMYDMLKNMDPPLGFGNKCPNRLAYKKLIRMNMPVDDEGRVNFTTTLFALIRENLAIKMRPADEMDQADMELRETIKTIWPLQAKNMVDLLVPPKDQLNNSKMSVGKIYAGLLILESWRSTRFGQEEPTGLPKASFFDCLLDMAGHLGGSRTGSVSLEGAPLMGGQEHSDAHAHEESSLATLARRNTKRNRSLRSKKALAELQEVLGSRRPSCDSTADQQHLHPSSNYGNNHRRSPSLRRGNSPTNQRSPSPRRRYPSHLHHDIGFSDTVSNVVEIVKHEHQRAHSHRRFMRELSALGSWSASTSPARSPSPTHRYNNPVRYREASRSSRRGYANSNMRSRSPSPSHPLPHAGYGPPTIAGAVVGIPMQQSAAHHGSMQHSYPVLGVRRGHGRRLPPTPCKPSTLHLPPGTNFSKLNPSPTHVNLPQMQTQSAHATPHSMHHNYPHDREMYRERESVPTAISNPSSTYKESTQAPLSFEQGVALGRGGRMLPSPVPNGYKPKPNRTRHSDSDDDDWC
- the LOC123319413 gene encoding voltage-dependent calcium channel type A subunit alpha-1 isoform X13; its protein translation is MGGASAAAGQGPSSLFLLSDQNIIRRYTRFIIEWPPFEYAVLSTIIANCVVLALEEHLPRSDKTNLAQRLEAVEVYFLGIFCVEASLKILALGFVLHRGSYLRNIWNIMDFFVVITGFLSMLPQEDIMDLRTLRAIRVLRPLKLVSGIPSLQVVLKSIIKAMAPLLQIGLLVLFAIVIFAIIGLEFYSGALHRTCYSLYDIDQIVKEGEAEVPCNTDNETLALNQGSNWCRDGNSVCLERWQGPNHGITSFDNIGYAMLTVFQCITMEGWTNILYQMNDAVGSMCNWMYFVPLIVLGSFFMLNLVLGVLSGEFAKEREKVENRQEFLKLRRQKELERELYGYVQWICKAEEVILAEERTTEEEKMHIMEARRRAAKKRKLKKMGKSKSTDTEEEEQEEDIGDDESKKELKGFGKSSYLKSRVQGQSGCARFWRAEKRFRFGIRRLVKSQGFYWFVIMLVFFNTICVAIEYHGQPEFLTHFLYIAEYVFLGLFLTEMFVKIYALGPRIYFESAFNRFDCVVISGSIFEVVWTELKGGSFGLSVLRALRLLRIFKVTKYWSSLRNLVISLLNSMRSIISLLFLLFLFILIFALLGMQLFGGEFNFEEGTPPTNFNTFAIALLTVFQILTGEDWNEVMYHGIVALGGPHDGGMIYSLYFIVLMLFGNYTLLNVFLAIAVDNLANAQELTAAEEEQAEENKEKQAQELEKEMEALQGEIGSNQRIDVPSSPVRRKKKKEEKPPEEEEEIIGPKPMLPYSSMFIFSPTNSIRRGAHWVVNLRYFDFFIMIVICLSSMALAAEDPINEESTRNHILDQFDYAFTCVFAVEMFLKIIDLGIILHPGSYLREFWNIMDAVVVICALGSIGFDMIYSEKSAASANLSTMKSLRVLRVLRPLKTIKRVPKLKAVFDCLVNSLKNVINILIVYILFQFIFAVIAVQLFNGKFFYCTDKSKITEATCQGNYFVFDEDSEVPRVEQRVWGPQSFYYDNVPLAMLTLFAVQTGEGWPQVLQNSMAATYVDQGPIQNYRIEMSIFYIVYFIVFPFFFVNIFVALIIITFQEQGEVELQSGEIDKNQKSCIDFTIQARPLERYMPNKRNSLKYKIWRVVVSTPFEYFIMLLIVFNTLLLMMKYHESPPLMSNILAAMNIIFTFLFLCETVLKLIAFGIKNFFKDPWNTFDFVTVIGSIVDAMVVEFGERAKAIAKERLRNPHKAPEMDIFTKIVKYMQENSINVGFLRLFRAARLIKLLRQGYTIRILLWTFVQSFKALPYVCLLIAMLFFIYAIIGMQVFGNIKEIPGEDINRHNNFRNFVQGLMLLFRCATGEAWPSIMLSCVKHKECDPNANKPDPHSCGSNLAYAYFVSFIFFCSFLMLNLFVAVIMDNFDYLTRDSSILGAHHLDEFVRIWAEYDPNATGKIHYTEMYDMLKNMDPPLGFGNKCPNRLAYKKLIRMNMPVDDEGRVNFTTTLFALIRENLAIKMRPADEMDQADMELRETIKTIWPLQAKNMVDLLVPPKDQLNNSKMSVGKIYAGLLILESWRSTRFGQEEPTGLPALAELQEVLGSRRPSCDSTADQQHLHPSSNYGNNHRRSPSLRRGNSPTNQRSPSPRRRYPSHLHHDIGFSDTVSNVVEIVKHEHQRAHSHRRFMRGSWSASTSPARSPSPTHRYNNPVRYREASRSSRRGYANSNMRSRSPSPSHPLPHAGYGPPTIAGAVVGIPMQQSAAHHGSMQHSYPVLGVRRGHGRRLPPTPCKPSTLHLPPGTNFSKLNPSPTHVNLPQMQTQSAHATPHSMHHNYPHDREMYRERESVPTAISNPSSTYKESTQAPLSFEQGVALGRGGRMLPSPVPNGYKPKPNRTRHSDSDDDDWC